AGAAATATGGGATCTGGATTCAAAATAAACGCCGTTTATGGAGGTAGACCAATAGCTAAAGATAAAGCAGAATTAAAACATTCACCGGCTATTTTAATAGGAACACCTGGAAGAGTTGCTGATCATTTTAGTAGTGAACGTTTTGATAAGGATAGTATAAAAACCATTGTTTTAGATGAATTTGATAAATCTTTAGAGGTTGGGTTTGAGTATGAAATGAGAGGAATTATAAATCAAATTCCTAATCTTAATAAACGAATACTAACTTCTGCTACTCAAGGTGTTGAAATTCCTGATTTTGTAGGTTTAGATAAACCTGAAATCATTAATTACTTGCAGCAAAAGAAAGCTTCAAAATTAGAAATAAAAACAGTTGTTTCTCCTAAAGAAGACAAAACACAAACCTTGGTTGATTTACTATTTCACATAGGAAATAAACCAGGAATCATTTTCTGTAATTTCAAAGATAGTATTGCAAAGGTTAGTGATATTTTAAAGAAAAATAAGATTAGTCATACTTGTTTTTCTGGGGGAATGGAACAAAGAGATCGTGAGCGCTCTTTAATTAAATTTAGAAACGGAACTTCTCAATTACTAGTTGCTACTGATTTGGCCGCCAGAGGTATTGATATTCCTGAACTGAAGTTTATTATTCATTACGAACTTCCAAGAGCAATAGAAGAATTTACACATAGAAATGGTAGAACAGCTAGAGTAAATGCTGAAGGCGTAGCTTATGTATTACAATCGGAAAAAGAATTTTTACCAGAATTCATAAAGAAAACAGAAGGGATAGATATTTCTAAAAAAGCTGTATGGAAACCTCAATTTTGGACAACTTTATTTATTTCAGGTGGACGAAAAGATAAAATATCAAAAGGAGATATTGCTGGACTTTTCTTTAAACAAGGAAATTTAAATAAAGATCAATTAGGTGTTATAGAATTAAAACAAGACTGTGCTTTTATTTCTGTTCCTTTAACTATTGCTCAAGACTTAGCTGAAAAATTAAATAATTCTCGTTTAAAAAAGAAAAGAGTAAGAATATATGTTGTTTAACAATACAGATCAACGTAGGAGGGAAGAATAATCCATATTTTATAACTATTATACTTAACTGTCTTTAAGAAGTTTTCACCCTAAAATTTTTCAATATCTTTAAGTCTATTACGCGTATCTGTAGTATACAATAATAAACAAACGTCAATCTGAACTTGTTTCAGGTTCTCATCGCAATTCCTTGTTTATTAATATTATGAGATTCCGAAATAAATTCGGAATAACGTTATAATATCAGATATAATTCACAAAGAATATTTAAAAAATAAATACATAAATTTTTAGTTTAAATATTTATCAATCCTTTGGGTGTAGAAACTCAAACAAAGCTAAAATGTCAATTCGATTGCTTTTGAGATACGAAAAAGCGTATCGAAAACTAATTCAGAACTAAAATTCTTATTCTCGATACAATTTTTATCCATTTTATTTCGAAAAATCACTCGAATTGATATAATTTTACTACAAATGACAACAGATATTTATTAACAAGCTTGTACTACTATAATAACCATAAGTATTATGAAATTTGAAGTCTTTAAAAAAAGAAAATTTTGGTTGCGATTTATTGCTTGTGTAATACTTTTACCTGTATTATTGCTGAGTGCTACGGTATTATATATTAACACAAAACACAACAGTATTATTAAAGATCATATCGCTGACCTTAATAAAACTCATAAAGGCTTTATAGCTATAGGAGACACACACTTATCACTGTTTAGTAATTTTCCAAATATTTCTTTTAAAGTAGACGATCTAAAAATAAATGAAACAAAAGAGGATAACTCTCCGGTTATTTTGGATGTTAAAGATATCTACGTAGGGTTTAATTTGTGGGATATTTTACAAGGGGATTATACCATTAAATCATTAGTTGTAGAAGATGGTTTTTTTGATATTGTAATTCATGAAGATAAAAGTCTAAATCTTTTAAACGCATTACAATCTTTTGATGAAACAGAAAACGAAGAACCAATAGATTTTAAACTTCAAAAAGTCAAATTACACAATTTAGATATCCACAAAAAAGATGAAGGTCAAAATACAGATTTAGAAACATTTATTTATGATGCTGATGGTGGTTTCAATATTGATAATGAAGTTATTTCAGGACATATTGATACGAAGTTTGAAATGAATTTAATTAGTAATGGAGATACTACGTATGTAAAACACAAACACTTTGATCTTCATACAGATATTAGTCTTGATAAAAATACAGGATTGCTTACCATTGAACCTTCTGGAGTTACTATGGAACATGGTGATTTTGAGTTAGAAGGAATAGTAGACACAAAAAACGATTTTGATCTTGATCTTAAAATAAAAGGAGCCAAGCCTAATTTTGATATGCTTATTGCTTTTGCTCCAGAGGATTTGATACCTGTTTTAGAACGTTATAAAAATGCAGGGAAAATCTATTTTAACGCAATAGTTCAAGGACCTACATTGAATCAGCAAGTACCTTTTTTTGATGTAAATTTCGGTGTAAGTGAAGCTTTTTTAGAAAATCCTAACAAAGGTAAGCGAGTTAAAAACATTGGGTTTAAAGGGCATTTTACGAATGGAAATGAACGAAGTTCTCGCACAACAACATTTTCATTAGAAGATATGACGGCGAAATTAGGGAAAGGAAAATTTTTAGGAAATGTTGTGATCAATAATTTTGATGAACCAGAAATAGATATGCGATTAAATGCAGACTTTAATCTTAAATTTGTAACGGATTTCTTGAATTTAAATCAAGCAGATATTACATCAGGAAAGGTTTCATTAAAAATGAATTTTCATGATATTGTAGACCTTGATAACCCAGAACAAGCACTAAGTAAGTTGAATCAAGCGTATTATAGTGAGTTAAAAATTGATAGCCTAAGTTTATCTTCCGAAGATCTTCCTGCACCTCTAAAAAAGCTGAATGCGCATATTGTAATGAATGGAAAAAAAGCGACAATAAACCAGTTTGATATGCTTTTAGGAAAATCAGATATTTCAGTAACTGGATATGTATCAGATCTTCCTGCTATTGTTCATCATACAGATACACTAGTTGTTACTCATTTGGATATTCAATCGAAGCTGTTAGATATTGCTGAATTGACACAGTTTTCTGCTACTGATAGTATAAAAAGAGGTATCGATGAACAAATTAAAGACTTAACTGCTGGATTTTCATTTAAATCCTCAGCAAAAGCTTTTACTGAAAGTAAATATTTACCTAAAGGAGAGTTTTTTGTAGATAGTTTAAATGCACAATTAAAGCATTATCCACATAAATTACACGATTTTCATGTAGATGTATTAATCGATGATGAAGATCT
This genomic stretch from Tenacibaculum jejuense harbors:
- a CDS encoding DEAD/DEAH box helicase, encoding MASSIKNQQDILAKLNINELNPMQKEAVTVIEKATNTILLSPTGTGKTLAFLLPLLKTLDPNNSNIQALVLVPSRELAIQIEQVARNMGSGFKINAVYGGRPIAKDKAELKHSPAILIGTPGRVADHFSSERFDKDSIKTIVLDEFDKSLEVGFEYEMRGIINQIPNLNKRILTSATQGVEIPDFVGLDKPEIINYLQQKKASKLEIKTVVSPKEDKTQTLVDLLFHIGNKPGIIFCNFKDSIAKVSDILKKNKISHTCFSGGMEQRDRERSLIKFRNGTSQLLVATDLAARGIDIPELKFIIHYELPRAIEEFTHRNGRTARVNAEGVAYVLQSEKEFLPEFIKKTEGIDISKKAVWKPQFWTTLFISGGRKDKISKGDIAGLFFKQGNLNKDQLGVIELKQDCAFISVPLTIAQDLAEKLNNSRLKKKRVRIYVV
- a CDS encoding AsmA-like C-terminal region-containing protein, with amino-acid sequence MKFEVFKKRKFWLRFIACVILLPVLLLSATVLYINTKHNSIIKDHIADLNKTHKGFIAIGDTHLSLFSNFPNISFKVDDLKINETKEDNSPVILDVKDIYVGFNLWDILQGDYTIKSLVVEDGFFDIVIHEDKSLNLLNALQSFDETENEEPIDFKLQKVKLHNLDIHKKDEGQNTDLETFIYDADGGFNIDNEVISGHIDTKFEMNLISNGDTTYVKHKHFDLHTDISLDKNTGLLTIEPSGVTMEHGDFELEGIVDTKNDFDLDLKIKGAKPNFDMLIAFAPEDLIPVLERYKNAGKIYFNAIVQGPTLNQQVPFFDVNFGVSEAFLENPNKGKRVKNIGFKGHFTNGNERSSRTTTFSLEDMTAKLGKGKFLGNVVINNFDEPEIDMRLNADFNLKFVTDFLNLNQADITSGKVSLKMNFHDIVDLDNPEQALSKLNQAYYSELKIDSLSLSSEDLPAPLKKLNAHIVMNGKKATINQFDMLLGKSDISVTGYVSDLPAIVHHTDTLVVTHLDIQSKLLDIAELTQFSATDSIKRGIDEQIKDLTAGFSFKSSAKAFTESKYLPKGEFFVDSLNAQLKHYPHKLHDFHVDVLIDDEDLKIKDFTGFIDDSDFHFNGLAHNYGFWLQKELNGDVDLDITLTSDLLRLEDIFSYQGENYVPEEYRHEEFEKLALHVNSSMHYKASKLHSIDLELDKLNTKMHVHPLRFERFTGDFHYEDDHLVVKDFIGKIGRTSFNIGLNYYLGDNEEIRKRDNYLSFKANYVDYDQLFPPDETSEKATITIKSKTADVAAHADAFNLYELPFTDMKFDVDVDYFMYQRIHLEDIKASLRTTQNHYIYVDTLHMNAAGGNLKMSGYFNGSNPKKIYMKPNIEATNIDMDKFLFKFENFGQDHLVSDNLKGHVSTTIDGKIRVYPDLVPDLDQSEVHMDVKVLNGKLLNYEPMKMLSSYMGDKNLNKIKFDTIQNHIDIKNGRITIPNMTIESTLGHMELSGTQDLNNNIEYYIRIPWKTVKKAVWYKLFKNKKNSGTKEEEDEIVEVDPNKKVKYLNLKLHGTVDDFKVSMKKKPKKK